Proteins from a genomic interval of Lactococcus protaetiae:
- the nrdD gene encoding anaerobic ribonucleoside-triphosphate reductase encodes MKVGVVSPDAEIDVINVVKRDGRSVKFDSQKIFDALTKAAEKVGTVDLSELTEITDRVVSEIFSRFHEDVKIYEIQSIVEQELIESGNIELAEEYISYRANRDLARTKATDINFTIEKLIQRDATVVNENANKDSNVFNTQRDLTAGAVSKAIGLKLLPPHVANAHQKGDIHYHDLDYSPFTTMSNCCLIDFKNMFENGFKLGNAQVDSPKSIQTATAQASQIIANVASSQYGGCSFDRADEVLAPYAKLNYAKHLKDAEKWIENPEKREAYAKEKTQKDIYDAMQSLEYEINTLFTSNGQTPFVTVGFGLGTDWYAREIQKAILKVRIGGLGSEHRTAIFPKLIFTLKRGLNLEVGTPNYDIKQLALECSTKRMYPDILSYDKIVELTGSFKASMGCRSFLQGWKDAEGNDVTAGRNNLGVVTVNLPRIALEAAGDKAKFWEIFNERIEIAHDALAFRVERAKEAQPKNAPILFMNGALGRLEADGSVDELYNNERATVSLGYIGLYEVATTFYGPTWESNPEAKAFTIEIVKRMHEDCEAWSKASGYHYSVYSTPSESLTDRFCRMDKEKFGSVPDITDKDYYTNSFHYDIRKNPTPFEKLEFEKDYPVYANGGFIHYCEYPMIQQNPKALEAVWDFAYDRIGYLGTNAPIDHCYECGFEGDFAPTERGFKCPQCGNDDPKTCDVVKRTCGYLGNPQARPMVHGRHKEISARVKHMNGSIGVLNDGNLIDSEVVDEAKSKYFVEK; translated from the coding sequence ATGAAAGTTGGAGTAGTAAGCCCTGATGCCGAAATTGATGTAATCAATGTTGTTAAACGTGATGGACGTTCTGTCAAATTTGACAGCCAAAAGATTTTTGATGCGCTAACAAAAGCAGCTGAAAAAGTTGGAACGGTTGACCTGTCAGAACTGACAGAAATCACTGACAGAGTGGTCAGCGAGATTTTTAGTCGTTTTCATGAAGATGTAAAAATTTATGAGATTCAGAGCATTGTTGAGCAAGAATTAATTGAATCAGGCAACATAGAACTTGCTGAAGAATACATTAGTTATCGTGCTAATCGTGATTTGGCACGTACCAAAGCAACTGACATCAACTTCACTATCGAAAAACTCATCCAGCGCGATGCGACGGTTGTCAATGAAAATGCCAATAAAGACAGCAACGTTTTTAACACGCAACGTGACTTGACCGCAGGGGCCGTTTCAAAGGCGATTGGTCTGAAATTATTGCCACCACACGTCGCAAATGCGCACCAAAAAGGCGATATTCACTATCATGACCTTGATTATTCACCTTTTACTACCATGTCAAACTGTTGCTTGATTGACTTCAAAAATATGTTTGAAAATGGCTTTAAGCTAGGGAACGCTCAAGTTGATTCGCCAAAATCAATCCAAACGGCAACAGCTCAGGCCAGCCAAATCATTGCCAATGTCGCAAGCTCTCAGTATGGCGGTTGCTCATTTGACCGTGCAGACGAAGTCCTTGCGCCTTATGCCAAACTCAATTATGCGAAGCACCTGAAAGATGCTGAAAAATGGATTGAAAATCCTGAAAAACGAGAAGCCTACGCCAAAGAAAAGACACAAAAAGACATCTACGATGCCATGCAATCTTTGGAATATGAAATTAATACACTCTTTACCAGCAATGGTCAAACGCCATTTGTCACAGTTGGTTTTGGACTGGGTACGGATTGGTACGCACGCGAAATCCAAAAAGCAATCCTTAAAGTCCGAATTGGCGGACTTGGATCCGAACACCGCACGGCGATTTTCCCTAAGCTGATTTTCACACTCAAACGTGGACTCAATCTGGAAGTTGGCACGCCCAATTATGACATCAAACAACTTGCTCTCGAATGCTCAACCAAACGGATGTACCCAGATATTTTGAGCTATGACAAGATTGTTGAGTTGACAGGCTCATTTAAAGCCAGCATGGGTTGCCGGTCATTTCTTCAAGGTTGGAAAGATGCTGAGGGCAATGATGTCACGGCAGGTCGTAACAATCTCGGTGTGGTTACGGTCAATCTGCCTCGTATTGCACTCGAAGCTGCAGGCGATAAAGCAAAATTCTGGGAAATCTTTAACGAACGCATTGAAATTGCGCATGATGCCCTTGCTTTTCGTGTAGAACGCGCCAAAGAAGCCCAACCCAAAAATGCGCCTATTCTTTTCATGAATGGAGCCCTTGGAAGACTTGAAGCGGATGGCTCTGTCGATGAACTCTACAATAATGAACGCGCGACCGTCAGCCTTGGCTATATTGGACTTTACGAAGTGGCGACCACTTTCTATGGTCCGACTTGGGAGTCTAATCCAGAAGCCAAAGCTTTCACGATTGAGATTGTCAAACGCATGCACGAAGACTGCGAAGCTTGGTCTAAGGCATCTGGTTACCATTACTCAGTTTATAGCACACCATCTGAGAGCTTAACTGACCGTTTTTGTCGTATGGACAAGGAAAAATTTGGCAGTGTCCCTGACATCACGGACAAAGACTACTATACCAACTCTTTTCACTACGATATCAGGAAAAACCCCACACCATTTGAAAAATTAGAATTTGAAAAAGACTATCCCGTCTATGCCAACGGCGGCTTTATCCACTATTGCGAATATCCGATGATTCAACAAAATCCTAAAGCGCTTGAAGCTGTCTGGGATTTCGCTTACGACCGTATAGGCTATCTTGGAACAAATGCCCCTATCGACCACTGCTACGAATGTGGCTTTGAAGGCGATTTTGCGCCAACCGAACGTGGTTTCAAATGTCCACAATGTGGCAATGACGACCCTAAAACCTGTGACGTTGTCAAACGAACTTGT
- a CDS encoding cation-translocating P-type ATPase has protein sequence MQEKKVQSQALFHHLPLTEVFDELSATDKGLTEQEAKKRLNQYGENELNVSKKKSLLVKFAEQFKDLMIIILIIAAILSVITSGGHDLSDAIIIMAVVIINAIFGVYQEGKAEAAIEALKDMSSPMARVKRDGHIKEVDSKELVPGDVVLLEAGDVVPADMRLLESASLKIEEAALTGESVPVEKDARHSVSADSGIGDRLNMAYQNANVTYGRGSGLVTNTAMFTEVGKIASMIESADETETPLKRNLNKLSKVLTWAILAIAAVTFLVHLLRGGEIVQGLMTSVALAVAAIPEGLPAIVTIVLALGTQVLAKKNAIVRKLPAVETLGSTEIIASDKTGTLTMNQMTVEKIFTDGVLINADEKLSVDDMTLRVMNFANDTKISADGSLIGDPTETALVKFGRTKDFDVRTELTEYPRVAELPFDSDRKLMSTIHQLADGKYLVAVKGAPDQLLKRANKKLVKDEVSPLSATDRKEILTVNHEMAHEALRVLMMAFKYIDKVPSVLTSEDLENDLIFAGLVGMIDPERAEAAEAVRIAVEAGIRPIMITGDHQDTAEAIAKRLGIINATDTTDHVLTGAELNDMDDKTFQKVVKQYSVYARVSPEHKVRIVKAWQNEGKVVAMTGDGVNDAPALKTADIGIGMGITGTEVSKGASDMVLADDNFATIIVAVEEGRKVFANIQKTIQYLLSANTAEVLTIFLATMFGWDVLLPVHLLWINLVTDTFPAIALGVEPNEPGSMQQKPRGKKASFFSGGVLSATIYQGLLQAALTLGVYGLALAFPEHAGNHTMMHQDALTMAFATLGLIQLFHAFNVKSIHQSIFKVGAFKSKTFNWSILVSFALLACVILVPGLNGIFHVSHLDLYQWGMVLGMSFAVIIIVEIVKFVQRLMMKKA, from the coding sequence ATTCAAGAGAAAAAAGTACAATCGCAGGCTCTTTTTCACCATTTGCCACTGACAGAGGTCTTTGATGAGCTGTCAGCAACTGACAAAGGTCTCACAGAGCAAGAGGCGAAAAAACGTCTCAACCAATATGGTGAAAATGAGTTAAATGTGAGTAAAAAGAAATCTTTACTGGTCAAATTTGCTGAACAGTTTAAGGATTTGATGATTATCATTTTGATTATTGCGGCGATTTTGTCTGTCATCACGAGTGGTGGACATGATTTATCTGATGCGATTATCATTATGGCGGTCGTCATTATTAATGCGATTTTTGGAGTCTATCAGGAGGGAAAAGCTGAGGCTGCGATTGAAGCGCTCAAAGATATGAGCTCGCCAATGGCAAGAGTTAAGCGAGATGGACATATAAAAGAGGTTGATAGTAAAGAGTTGGTGCCAGGAGATGTTGTACTTTTGGAAGCTGGCGATGTTGTGCCCGCGGATATGCGACTTTTGGAGTCGGCAAGTCTGAAAATTGAAGAAGCGGCACTGACAGGGGAGTCTGTTCCTGTTGAGAAAGATGCCAGACATTCTGTCAGTGCTGACAGTGGTATTGGTGATCGGCTGAATATGGCTTATCAAAATGCTAATGTTACTTATGGTCGAGGGAGTGGACTTGTGACGAATACAGCGATGTTTACTGAGGTTGGTAAAATCGCAAGTATGATTGAATCTGCTGATGAAACTGAAACGCCGTTGAAACGCAACTTAAACAAGCTCTCAAAAGTGCTGACATGGGCAATTTTAGCGATTGCAGCAGTGACTTTTCTGGTACATCTGCTGCGTGGTGGCGAAATTGTGCAAGGTTTGATGACCTCTGTGGCGCTTGCTGTAGCAGCGATTCCAGAGGGGTTACCTGCGATTGTCACGATTGTTTTGGCACTAGGAACGCAAGTGTTGGCAAAGAAAAATGCAATTGTCAGAAAGTTGCCTGCTGTGGAAACGTTGGGTTCAACTGAAATCATTGCCTCAGATAAGACGGGAACTCTGACAATGAATCAGATGACCGTGGAGAAAATTTTTACTGACGGCGTGCTTATTAATGCTGACGAAAAGCTATCAGTAGATGACATGACTTTGCGCGTGATGAATTTCGCCAATGACACGAAGATTTCGGCTGACGGAAGTTTGATTGGTGACCCTACGGAAACGGCATTAGTCAAGTTTGGGCGAACGAAAGATTTTGACGTTCGCACGGAACTGACAGAATATCCGCGGGTGGCAGAGCTGCCTTTTGATAGTGACAGAAAGCTAATGTCCACCATTCATCAGCTTGCTGACGGAAAATATTTGGTAGCAGTCAAAGGGGCGCCTGACCAACTCCTCAAACGTGCAAATAAAAAACTGGTCAAAGATGAAGTCAGTCCTTTGTCAGCAACTGACAGAAAAGAAATATTGACGGTCAATCATGAAATGGCTCATGAAGCCTTGCGTGTGCTGATGATGGCATTTAAATACATTGACAAAGTTCCATCAGTTCTGACAAGTGAGGATTTGGAGAATGACCTGATTTTCGCTGGACTTGTTGGGATGATTGATCCAGAGCGTGCCGAAGCCGCTGAGGCTGTGCGCATCGCCGTCGAGGCTGGCATTCGTCCGATTATGATTACAGGTGATCATCAAGACACTGCTGAAGCTATTGCGAAGCGTCTGGGTATCATTAATGCTACTGACACAACAGACCATGTACTGACAGGTGCGGAGCTTAATGACATGGACGATAAGACTTTTCAAAAAGTGGTTAAACAATATAGTGTTTATGCGCGAGTTAGTCCAGAGCACAAAGTTCGCATTGTCAAAGCTTGGCAAAACGAAGGTAAAGTCGTCGCTATGACTGGCGATGGTGTCAATGATGCACCAGCGCTTAAAACGGCGGACATTGGTATTGGTATGGGGATTACTGGTACGGAAGTGAGCAAGGGTGCTTCGGACATGGTGCTTGCCGATGATAATTTTGCTACAATTATCGTTGCTGTCGAAGAAGGACGGAAAGTCTTTGCCAATATCCAAAAAACAATTCAATATCTCCTTTCTGCTAACACAGCGGAGGTGCTGACTATTTTTCTTGCCACTATGTTTGGTTGGGATGTGCTGCTTCCTGTACATCTCCTTTGGATTAACCTTGTGACAGATACTTTCCCAGCAATTGCGCTAGGTGTAGAGCCAAATGAACCAGGCAGTATGCAACAAAAACCACGTGGTAAAAAAGCATCATTCTTTAGTGGTGGTGTGCTATCTGCGACGATTTATCAAGGACTTTTGCAAGCAGCGTTGACACTCGGAGTTTATGGACTTGCGCTTGCTTTTCCTGAACACGCAGGCAATCATACCATGATGCATCAAGATGCATTGACAATGGCCTTTGCGACACTAGGCTTGATTCAACTTTTCCATGCTTTTAATGTCAAGTCGATTCATCAGTCCATCTTTAAAGTTGGCGCATTCAAATCAAAGACATTTAATTGGTCCATCCTTGTCAGCTTTGCTCTACTTGCTTGTGTTATCCTCGTTCCAGGTCTTAATGGGATTTTCCACGTCAGTCACTTGGATTTATACCAATGGGGAATGGTACTGGGCATGAGTTTTGCTGTCATTATCATTGTTGAAATTGTCAAATTCGTTCAAAGATTGATGATGAAAAAAGCATAA
- a CDS encoding cysteine hydrolase family protein: MKKLLVVVDFQNDFIDGSLGTPEAQNIVPAVINKLKQYPKDARVATMDTHFEDYLTTQEGKNLPVIHCLKGTEGWQIRKEAQMGFKEIFEKSTFGSTSLAEYVRDGNFTEVELIGVCTDICVVSNALLIKAYAPETKLIVDADCCAGVSRESHLAALETMQSCQIEVINY; the protein is encoded by the coding sequence ATGAAGAAATTACTTGTTGTTGTTGATTTTCAAAATGATTTTATTGACGGAAGTTTGGGAACACCAGAGGCGCAGAATATTGTACCAGCAGTAATTAATAAATTAAAACAATATCCAAAAGATGCCCGTGTGGCAACGATGGATACACACTTTGAAGATTATTTAACGACACAAGAGGGGAAAAATCTTCCAGTGATTCATTGTCTAAAAGGTACAGAAGGCTGGCAAATTCGTAAAGAAGCACAAATGGGATTTAAAGAAATTTTTGAGAAATCAACTTTTGGGTCAACTTCACTTGCGGAATATGTGCGAGATGGAAACTTTACTGAGGTTGAATTAATCGGAGTTTGCACAGATATTTGTGTGGTGTCTAATGCGCTTTTGATTAAGGCTTACGCACCAGAAACTAAACTCATTGTGGATGCAGATTGCTGTGCAGGAGTGTCAAGAGAAAGTCATTTGGCAGCATTGGAAACAATGCAGTCCTGTCAGATTGAAGTGATTAATTACTGA
- a CDS encoding LysM peptidoglycan-binding domain-containing protein, producing MPASRIKVKNRHLKKKPKKPIILYKPASKIAGAVIIAGTLTTTQDILIQHSESVVQAATTSKEAFIENIASSAKPIADANGLYPSVMIAQAILESNWGTSQLANSPYYNLFGIQGSYQGKSVVFKTQEYLNGKWVTKDMPFRVYPSFNESFQDNAYVLKTTNFGSGPYYIKAWRANASTYQQATAALTGKYATDPSYGASLNNIIAQYNLTRFDGGGTSNGSNTTGNTTTPTTNTPTQTYTVKAGDTLWGISQRYGISVTQIQSLNKLKSDVIYIGQKLVLSGNSSNNNTSSKPSTTTPTTPVTPAKPNGTNTTIKVKSGDTLWALANRYKTSVAQLKTWNRLSSDTIYIGQNLIVGSSSTSTTPVNNKPAQNTPTNQSSIHKVVKGDTLWALSQKSGSPIASIKAWNHLSSDTILIGQYLRIK from the coding sequence ATGCCCGCTTCACGTATAAAAGTTAAAAATCGTCATCTTAAAAAGAAACCCAAAAAACCGATTATTCTCTATAAACCTGCTTCAAAAATAGCAGGAGCTGTCATTATTGCTGGTACTTTGACGACTACTCAGGACATTTTAATCCAACATTCTGAGTCTGTCGTCCAAGCCGCAACAACTTCAAAAGAAGCATTTATTGAAAACATTGCATCATCCGCCAAACCAATTGCAGATGCAAATGGACTTTATCCATCCGTCATGATTGCTCAAGCCATCTTAGAGAGTAACTGGGGAACAAGTCAACTCGCTAATAGCCCTTACTACAATCTCTTTGGCATCCAAGGAAGCTATCAAGGCAAAAGCGTCGTCTTTAAAACACAAGAATATCTTAATGGAAAATGGGTAACCAAAGATATGCCTTTCCGAGTTTACCCCTCATTCAACGAAAGTTTCCAAGATAATGCCTATGTGCTAAAAACAACAAACTTTGGTAGCGGACCTTATTACATCAAGGCATGGCGCGCTAACGCTTCAACCTATCAACAAGCCACTGCCGCCTTAACAGGAAAATATGCCACTGACCCTAGTTATGGTGCTTCCCTAAATAACATCATCGCTCAATATAACCTCACTCGCTTTGACGGTGGAGGAACTTCCAATGGTTCTAACACTACTGGAAATACCACTACACCTACCACAAATACACCTACACAAACCTACACCGTAAAAGCTGGAGACACACTTTGGGGAATTTCACAAAGATATGGCATCAGTGTCACACAAATCCAAAGTCTAAACAAGCTCAAGAGTGATGTTATCTACATTGGACAAAAACTTGTCCTAAGTGGAAATAGTTCAAATAATAACACTAGCTCAAAGCCAAGTACCACTACACCCACAACACCAGTAACTCCAGCTAAACCAAACGGCACAAACACGACAATCAAAGTTAAATCTGGAGATACACTTTGGGCATTGGCAAATCGTTACAAAACAAGTGTAGCACAACTTAAAACTTGGAATCGTCTATCATCTGACACCATCTATATTGGTCAAAACTTAATTGTTGGTAGCAGCTCTACAAGCACAACACCTGTCAACAATAAACCTGCACAAAACACTCCCACAAATCAATCTTCAATTCACAAAGTAGTCAAAGGGGACACCCTTTGGGCACTCTCTCAAAAATCAGGAAGTCCAATTGCTTCAATCAAGGCTTGGAATCATTTATCTTCTGACACTATACTGATTGGTCAATATTTACGAATCAAATGA